From Lycorma delicatula isolate Av1 chromosome 13, ASM4794821v1, whole genome shotgun sequence, a single genomic window includes:
- the LOC142334125 gene encoding uncharacterized protein LOC142334125 isoform X1: protein MNKIYLYKYLWLIEFLIFINLCNDIHAKYQSDSNRRMYKTTCEKFGIFEKTHKRLYKRCISMVTNLEPNLNPSYMVKISGSITWRTTMMEATDILNIFIKYKWGLTEYGLFLQQLGGKTDRISILKNVLEAMPWQKWKLFFDDRFAKIFDTYKIMHLIISSKDHLEKLADYMEWLHETVNKKQVPMSNNEQGRNEPTTEVEQFGCTYPFVATVIDLINKREGIYSNEDIDRLYYTLCIDSYYKKWDLELFRKVFNEAENSDIKIDELINTLKFGDKVVTALNLFDDSEVLKITQYNQYLKLCKNNDLCMQDLSSFLENIILNTILDGQIVNGIIEHYKNDNSCDVSDLLALLDTISSDIEYISMYLRDCSIIFVIKLYDMYKPDNPSEKIMQKKSNIKNITEEIKAKLWNICDYNKLLKEVSTLKMNVADYEKFRYVNSDEKELNKVTEILVYISKLQINDIWSKIEKLKLKNNYKFVEILKWKQGPIIVQSLTYYFNLDQPNNCHLEILKAVISYNEAIDGKLSKDEHEQMYNMLCTTEDVYKINWILTFMNSEALTIKNPADMFQKLLNRFFGAQS from the exons atgaataaaatttacttgtacaaatatttatggttaatagaatttttaatatttatcaatttatgcaATGATATTCATGCTAAATATCAAAGCGATAGTAATAGAAGaatgtataaaacaacatgtGAAAAGTTtggtatttttgaaaaaactcaCAAACGTTTGTACAAACGATGTATTAGTATGGTAACAAATCTTGAACCGAATCTTAATCCTTCTTATATGGTAAag atatcAGGTAGCATAACATGGAGAACAACTATGATGGAAGCAACagatatattgaatattttcattaaatataaatgggGACTTACGGAATACGGTTTATTTCTTCAACAGTTGGGTGGTAAAACTGATAG AATCAGTATTCTAAAAAATGTACTGGAAGCAATGCCTTGgcaaaaatggaaattattttttgatgatagatttgctaaaatattcgatacatataaaataatgcatttaattatatcatctaaaGACCATTTAGAAAAATTAGCCGATTATATGGAGTGGTTGCATGAAACggttaataaaaaacaagtacCTATGAGTAATAATGAACAAGGAAGAAATGAACCTACTACAGAAGTAGAACAATTTGGATGCACATATCCTTTTGTAGCAACAgttatagatttaataaataaacgagaagg aatctattCAAATGAGGATATCGACCGGCTTTACTATACATTATGTATagattcatattataaaaaatgggatttagagttatttagaaaagtttttaatgaagcaGAAAATAGTGATATTAAAATTGATgagttaataaatacattaaaatttggtGATAAAGTTGTAACAGCATTAAACCTTTTCGATGATtcagaagtattaaaaataactcaatacaatcagtatttaaaattatgtaaaaataatgatttgtgTATGCAAGATTTATCCAGTTttctggaaaatattattttaaatactattctgGATGGTCAAATAGTAAATGGTATAattgaacattataaaaatgacaacagtTGTGACGTATCGGATCTACTCGCATTATTAGATACAATTAGTTCggatattgaatatatttcaatgtaTCTAAGAGattgttctataatttttgttattaagttatACGATATGTATAAACCTGATAACCCAAGTGAGAAAATTAtgcagaaaaaatcaaatattaaaaatattaccgaGGAAATAAAAGCAAAACTATGGAATATTTGCGattataacaaacttttaaaagaagtttctacattaaaaatgaatgtagcAGACTACGAAAAATTCCGTTACGTAAATTCAGATGAAAAGGaattaaataag gtAACTGAAATATTGGTTTACATATCTAAACTTCAAATTAATGATATATGGAGTAAAATagagaaactaaaattaaaaaataattataaatttgttgagATATTAAAATGGAAGCAAGGGCCGATCATTGTACAGTCACTaacatattatttcaatttagatCAACCAAATAATTGTCATTTAGAGATTTTGAAAGCGGTAATATCTTACAATGAAGCAATTGATGGAAAGTTAAGCAAAGATGAGCATGAGCAGATGTATAATATGTTATGCACAACTGAAGATGTTTATAAAATCAACTGGATTTTAACGTTCATGAATTCAGAAGctttaactataaaaaatccGGCTGatatgtttcaaaaattattaaatagatttttcggTGCGCAAagttga
- the LOC142334125 gene encoding uncharacterized protein LOC142334125 isoform X2, whose amino-acid sequence MMEATDILNIFIKYKWGLTEYGLFLQQLGGKTDRISILKNVLEAMPWQKWKLFFDDRFAKIFDTYKIMHLIISSKDHLEKLADYMEWLHETVNKKQVPMSNNEQGRNEPTTEVEQFGCTYPFVATVIDLINKREGIYSNEDIDRLYYTLCIDSYYKKWDLELFRKVFNEAENSDIKIDELINTLKFGDKVVTALNLFDDSEVLKITQYNQYLKLCKNNDLCMQDLSSFLENIILNTILDGQIVNGIIEHYKNDNSCDVSDLLALLDTISSDIEYISMYLRDCSIIFVIKLYDMYKPDNPSEKIMQKKSNIKNITEEIKAKLWNICDYNKLLKEVSTLKMNVADYEKFRYVNSDEKELNKVTEILVYISKLQINDIWSKIEKLKLKNNYKFVEILKWKQGPIIVQSLTYYFNLDQPNNCHLEILKAVISYNEAIDGKLSKDEHEQMYNMLCTTEDVYKINWILTFMNSEALTIKNPADMFQKLLNRFFGAQS is encoded by the exons ATGATGGAAGCAACagatatattgaatattttcattaaatataaatgggGACTTACGGAATACGGTTTATTTCTTCAACAGTTGGGTGGTAAAACTGATAG AATCAGTATTCTAAAAAATGTACTGGAAGCAATGCCTTGgcaaaaatggaaattattttttgatgatagatttgctaaaatattcgatacatataaaataatgcatttaattatatcatctaaaGACCATTTAGAAAAATTAGCCGATTATATGGAGTGGTTGCATGAAACggttaataaaaaacaagtacCTATGAGTAATAATGAACAAGGAAGAAATGAACCTACTACAGAAGTAGAACAATTTGGATGCACATATCCTTTTGTAGCAACAgttatagatttaataaataaacgagaagg aatctattCAAATGAGGATATCGACCGGCTTTACTATACATTATGTATagattcatattataaaaaatgggatttagagttatttagaaaagtttttaatgaagcaGAAAATAGTGATATTAAAATTGATgagttaataaatacattaaaatttggtGATAAAGTTGTAACAGCATTAAACCTTTTCGATGATtcagaagtattaaaaataactcaatacaatcagtatttaaaattatgtaaaaataatgatttgtgTATGCAAGATTTATCCAGTTttctggaaaatattattttaaatactattctgGATGGTCAAATAGTAAATGGTATAattgaacattataaaaatgacaacagtTGTGACGTATCGGATCTACTCGCATTATTAGATACAATTAGTTCggatattgaatatatttcaatgtaTCTAAGAGattgttctataatttttgttattaagttatACGATATGTATAAACCTGATAACCCAAGTGAGAAAATTAtgcagaaaaaatcaaatattaaaaatattaccgaGGAAATAAAAGCAAAACTATGGAATATTTGCGattataacaaacttttaaaagaagtttctacattaaaaatgaatgtagcAGACTACGAAAAATTCCGTTACGTAAATTCAGATGAAAAGGaattaaataag gtAACTGAAATATTGGTTTACATATCTAAACTTCAAATTAATGATATATGGAGTAAAATagagaaactaaaattaaaaaataattataaatttgttgagATATTAAAATGGAAGCAAGGGCCGATCATTGTACAGTCACTaacatattatttcaatttagatCAACCAAATAATTGTCATTTAGAGATTTTGAAAGCGGTAATATCTTACAATGAAGCAATTGATGGAAAGTTAAGCAAAGATGAGCATGAGCAGATGTATAATATGTTATGCACAACTGAAGATGTTTATAAAATCAACTGGATTTTAACGTTCATGAATTCAGAAGctttaactataaaaaatccGGCTGatatgtttcaaaaattattaaatagatttttcggTGCGCAAagttga